A single Nicotiana tabacum cultivar K326 chromosome 5, ASM71507v2, whole genome shotgun sequence DNA region contains:
- the LOC107808291 gene encoding F-box protein PP2-A15 isoform X1 has protein sequence MGASLSNTTENGSATGGGTGLGDVPESCVACVFMYLTPPEICNLARLNRAFRGAASSDAVWESKLPCNYRQMLHLLPPWRHVGLPKKGIFALLSRPVPFDDDNKEVWLDRVSGRICMSISSKAMSITGSEDRRHWNWFPTKESSICRFHVVAYCQQVWWFEVSGIVKFPFPPDIYTLTFRIHLGKYFKRLGRRVPNFEHTHGWDLGPVRYELSTSDGQHAVSECFLHEVEQDDAKKRGCWIEYKVGEFIVNRSDPVTEVRFSMKQIDCTHSKGGLCVDSVSITPSDVGGKGLNSFCN, from the exons ATGGGCGCATCATTGTCCAACACAACGGAGAACGGTTCGGCCACCGGCGGCGGAACAGGGCTTGGCGATGTGCCGGAGAGTTGCGTTGCCTGCGTCTTCATGTACCTGACGCCGCCGGAAATCTGCAATCTAGCTCGGCTGAACCGTGCATTCCGCGGCGCTGCTTCTTCTGACGCCGTGTGGGAATCGAAGCTTCCTTGTAACTACCGCCAGATGCTCCACCTTTTGCCTCCTTGGAGACACGTCGGTCTTCCCAAGAAGGGCATTTTTGCCCTTCTCTCTCGCCCTGTCCCCTTTGACGATGACAATAAG GAAGTATGGTTGGATAGAGTAAGTGGAAGGATTTGCATGTCAATCTCTTCAAAGGCGATGTCAATAACTGGTAGTGAAGACAGGAGACATTGGAACTGGTTTCCAACAAAAGAGTCAAG TATTTGCAGGTTCCATGTTGTGGCGTATTGCCAGCAAGTATGGTGGTTTGAAGTAAGTGGAATAGTGAAGTTTCCTTTTCCTCCGGATATATACACACTAACTTTCAGGATCCACCTCGGGAAATATTTTAAGAGATTAGGCCGACGTGTTCCCAATTTTGAGCACACTCATGGATGGGATTTGGGGCCAGTACGCTATGAACTGTCCACTTCTGATGGGCAGCATGCAGTTAGTGAGTGCTTCCTCCATGAAGTCGAGCAAGATGATGCAAAAAAGCGTGGGTGCTGGATTGAGTACAAGGTGGGTGAATTTATTGTCAATAGGTCAGATCCTGTAACTGAAGTTAGATTTTCAATGAAACAGATTGATTGTACACACTCTAAAGGTGGGCTCTGTGTAGATTCTGTATCAATTACCCCCAGCGATGTAGGAGGAAAGGGGTTAAATAGTTTCTGTAATTGA
- the LOC107808291 gene encoding F-box protein PP2-A15 isoform X2, protein MGASLSNTTENGSATGGGTGLGDVPESCVACVFMYLTPPEICNLARLNRAFRGAASSDAVWESKLPCNYRQMLHLLPPWRHVGLPKKGIFALLSRPVPFDDDNKEVWLDRVSGRICMSISSKAMSITGSEDRRHWNWFPTKESRFHVVAYCQQVWWFEVSGIVKFPFPPDIYTLTFRIHLGKYFKRLGRRVPNFEHTHGWDLGPVRYELSTSDGQHAVSECFLHEVEQDDAKKRGCWIEYKVGEFIVNRSDPVTEVRFSMKQIDCTHSKGGLCVDSVSITPSDVGGKGLNSFCN, encoded by the exons ATGGGCGCATCATTGTCCAACACAACGGAGAACGGTTCGGCCACCGGCGGCGGAACAGGGCTTGGCGATGTGCCGGAGAGTTGCGTTGCCTGCGTCTTCATGTACCTGACGCCGCCGGAAATCTGCAATCTAGCTCGGCTGAACCGTGCATTCCGCGGCGCTGCTTCTTCTGACGCCGTGTGGGAATCGAAGCTTCCTTGTAACTACCGCCAGATGCTCCACCTTTTGCCTCCTTGGAGACACGTCGGTCTTCCCAAGAAGGGCATTTTTGCCCTTCTCTCTCGCCCTGTCCCCTTTGACGATGACAATAAG GAAGTATGGTTGGATAGAGTAAGTGGAAGGATTTGCATGTCAATCTCTTCAAAGGCGATGTCAATAACTGGTAGTGAAGACAGGAGACATTGGAACTGGTTTCCAACAAAAGAGTCAAG GTTCCATGTTGTGGCGTATTGCCAGCAAGTATGGTGGTTTGAAGTAAGTGGAATAGTGAAGTTTCCTTTTCCTCCGGATATATACACACTAACTTTCAGGATCCACCTCGGGAAATATTTTAAGAGATTAGGCCGACGTGTTCCCAATTTTGAGCACACTCATGGATGGGATTTGGGGCCAGTACGCTATGAACTGTCCACTTCTGATGGGCAGCATGCAGTTAGTGAGTGCTTCCTCCATGAAGTCGAGCAAGATGATGCAAAAAAGCGTGGGTGCTGGATTGAGTACAAGGTGGGTGAATTTATTGTCAATAGGTCAGATCCTGTAACTGAAGTTAGATTTTCAATGAAACAGATTGATTGTACACACTCTAAAGGTGGGCTCTGTGTAGATTCTGTATCAATTACCCCCAGCGATGTAGGAGGAAAGGGGTTAAATAGTTTCTGTAATTGA
- the LOC107808292 gene encoding large ribosomal subunit protein eL24, whose amino-acid sequence MVLKTELCRFSGGKIYPGRGIRFIRSDSQVFLFLNSKCKRYFHNRLKPSKLTWTAMYRKQHKKDIAQEAVKKRRRATKKPYSRSIVGATLEVIQKKRTERPEVRDAAREAALREIKERIKKTKDEKKAKKAEVQAKSQKAGGKGNMPKGAGGKGPKLGGGGGKR is encoded by the exons ATGGTTCTCAA GACGGAACTCTGTCGTTTTAGTGGTGGCAAGATATATCCTGGGAGGGGCATCAGATTTATTCGTTCAGATTCTCAG GTGTTCCTGTTTCTCAACTCAAAATGCAAACGTTACTTTCACAACCGCCTGAAGCCTTCCAAGCTTACTTGGACAGCTATGTATAGGAAGCAGCACAAGAAG GATATTGCACAAGAAGCTGTTAAGAAGAGGCGACGTGCAACAAAGAAGCCTTACTCCAGGTCCATTGTTGGTGCAACCTTGGAGGTTATCCAGAAGAAGAGAACTGAAAGGCCAGAAGTTCGAGATGCTGCTAGGGAGGCTGCTCTCCG TGAAATCAAGGAAAGGATCAAGAAGACAAAGGATGAGAAGAAGGCCAAGAAGGCAGAGGTGCAGGCCAAGTCACAGAAAGCTGGAGGGAAGGGCAACATGCCCAAGGGAGCTGGAGGGAAAGGTCCTAAGCTCGGTGGTGGCGGTGGAAAACGTTAA